The following are from one region of the Dermacentor albipictus isolate Rhodes 1998 colony chromosome 5, USDA_Dalb.pri_finalv2, whole genome shotgun sequence genome:
- the S2P gene encoding membrane-bound transcription factor site-2 protease isoform X1 encodes MIPFVICVLFFWTALNFTDYVFKTCMLYPYVNMLDRSGMSLKLLRAQFYFTRFNRVVHQMGRKKPRFLYWWFTVGTVASIGCIVPAVWVLAKTASGMIRSAATGTQEVQVLEPSLPGVNLPLSDIFYYIATLIVCSIFHEFGHALAAVRENVRIQGCGLFVLGIFPGAFVDLPKDQLSVLSPWRQLKIYCAGVWHNIVAALLALLLLFGNKFLLAPFYAENSGVSVISVLKESGAHGPGGLLPGDHIIGVDSCDVRSMDSWKACLVQTLLLPQHGYCQKKNVVESEGTWSPKDCCHGQSNNSLCFAYMEHGERKNVCLPARRTLQMSIRYCNSSCARDEYCLKPILDNGTKLVEVKRANWQTMLFLGPPSELWHSVSVIKWVPRQLYLSVLPVHIYEVFLHYMLSFSGALALLNVVPCIALDGQWITQGLVKLLVQSMPWLRSSRKGVYLFIVLGGTVLLASNVVLGVWKLFGPR; translated from the exons ATGATCCCATTCGTTATCTGCGTGCTATTCTTCTGGACAGCATTAAACTTTACGGACTATGTGTTCAAG ACGTGCATGCTGTACCCGTACGTCAACATGCTGGATCGGAGTGGTATGAGCTTGAAGCTGCTTCGCGCGCAGTTCTACTTCACCCGATTCAACCGTGTGGTGCACCAAATGGGGAGAAAAAAGCCGCGATTTCTGTACTGGTGGTTCACCGTGGGCACCGTTGCCAGTATTGGATGCATTGTGCCCGCCGTTTGGGTGCTCGCGAAGACTGCCTCTGGCATGATCCGAAGTGCTGCAACCGGAACGCAAGAAGTCCAAGTCCTCGAGCCTTCT CTACCCGGCGTCAACCTTCCGTTGTCGGACATCTTCTACTACATCGCAACGTTAATTGTGTGCAGCATATTCCACGAGTTCGGCCATGCTTTAGCGGCTGTGAG GGAAAATGTGCGCATCCAAGGCTGTGGCCTGTTTGTGCTTGGGATATTTCCTGGTGCATTTGTTGACCTCCCAAAGGACCAACTCTCAGTGCTGTCACCGTGGAGGCAGTTGAAGATATACTGCGCTGGAGTGTGGCACAACATAGTTGCGGCCTTGCTGGCATTGCTGCTCCTCTTTGGCAACAAGTTTCTGTTGGCGCCATTTTATGCTGAAAACTCTGGAGTGTCAGTTATCTCAGTGCTCAAG gaGTCAGGTGCCCATGGCCCCGGTGGTTTATTGCCAGGAGACCACATTATTGGAGTTGACAGCTGCGATGTTCGGAGCATGGATTCCTGGAAGGCCTGTCTGGTCCAGACCTTGCTTCTTCCCCAGCATGGCTACTGCCAGAAGAAGAATGTGGTTGAGTCTGAAGGCACATGGTCTCCAAAAG ACTGCTGCCATGGACAGTCTAACAACAGTCTCTGCTTTGCTTACATGGAACATGGAGAAAGA AAAAATGTGTGCCTTCCAGCAAGACGCACGCTGCAGATGTCAATCAGGTACTGCAACTCAAGCTGCGCCCGGGATGAATACTGCCTGAAGCCAATACTAGACAATGGGACTAAGCTAGTAGAGGTCAAAAGGGCAAACTGGCAGACAATGCTCTTTCTTGGTCCACCATCAGAGCTTTGGCATTCAG TTTCTGTCATCAAGTGGGTCCCTCGGCAACTGTACCTATCCGTGCTGCCAGTGCACATTTATGAAGTGTTCCTGCA TTACATGTTGTCCTTCTCAGGAGCACTGGCCCTGCTGAACGTTGTTCCTTGCATTGCGCTCGATGGACAGTGGATAACGCAAGGGCTCGTAAAGCTGCTGGTGCAATCAATGCCCTGGCTTCGATCTTCAAGAAAAGGAGTTTACCTCTTCATTGTCTTGGGTGGCACAGTACTCTTGGCGTCCAACGTTGTCCTTGGCGTTTGGAAGCTTTTTGGCCCTAGATAA
- the S2P gene encoding membrane-bound transcription factor site-2 protease isoform X2 → MIPFVICVLFFWTALNFTDYVFKTCMLYPYVNMLDRSGMSLKLLRAQFYFTRFNRVVHQMGRKKPRFLYWWFTVGTVASIGCIVPAVWVLAKTASGMIRSAATGTQEVQVLEPSLPGVNLPLSDIFYYIATLIVCSIFHEFGHALAAVRENVRIQGCGLFVLGIFPGAFVDLPKDQLSVLSPWRQLKIYCAGVWHNIVAALLALLLLFGNKFLLAPFYAENSGVSVISVLKESGAHGPGGLLPGDHIIGVDSCDVRSMDSWKACLVQTLLLPQHGYCQKKNVVESEGTWSPKDCCHGQSNNSLCFAYMEHGERKNVCLPARRTLQMSIRYCNSSCARDEYCLKPILDNGTKLVEVKRANWQTMLFLGPPSELWHSGALALLNVVPCIALDGQWITQGLVKLLVQSMPWLRSSRKGVYLFIVLGGTVLLASNVVLGVWKLFGPR, encoded by the exons ATGATCCCATTCGTTATCTGCGTGCTATTCTTCTGGACAGCATTAAACTTTACGGACTATGTGTTCAAG ACGTGCATGCTGTACCCGTACGTCAACATGCTGGATCGGAGTGGTATGAGCTTGAAGCTGCTTCGCGCGCAGTTCTACTTCACCCGATTCAACCGTGTGGTGCACCAAATGGGGAGAAAAAAGCCGCGATTTCTGTACTGGTGGTTCACCGTGGGCACCGTTGCCAGTATTGGATGCATTGTGCCCGCCGTTTGGGTGCTCGCGAAGACTGCCTCTGGCATGATCCGAAGTGCTGCAACCGGAACGCAAGAAGTCCAAGTCCTCGAGCCTTCT CTACCCGGCGTCAACCTTCCGTTGTCGGACATCTTCTACTACATCGCAACGTTAATTGTGTGCAGCATATTCCACGAGTTCGGCCATGCTTTAGCGGCTGTGAG GGAAAATGTGCGCATCCAAGGCTGTGGCCTGTTTGTGCTTGGGATATTTCCTGGTGCATTTGTTGACCTCCCAAAGGACCAACTCTCAGTGCTGTCACCGTGGAGGCAGTTGAAGATATACTGCGCTGGAGTGTGGCACAACATAGTTGCGGCCTTGCTGGCATTGCTGCTCCTCTTTGGCAACAAGTTTCTGTTGGCGCCATTTTATGCTGAAAACTCTGGAGTGTCAGTTATCTCAGTGCTCAAG gaGTCAGGTGCCCATGGCCCCGGTGGTTTATTGCCAGGAGACCACATTATTGGAGTTGACAGCTGCGATGTTCGGAGCATGGATTCCTGGAAGGCCTGTCTGGTCCAGACCTTGCTTCTTCCCCAGCATGGCTACTGCCAGAAGAAGAATGTGGTTGAGTCTGAAGGCACATGGTCTCCAAAAG ACTGCTGCCATGGACAGTCTAACAACAGTCTCTGCTTTGCTTACATGGAACATGGAGAAAGA AAAAATGTGTGCCTTCCAGCAAGACGCACGCTGCAGATGTCAATCAGGTACTGCAACTCAAGCTGCGCCCGGGATGAATACTGCCTGAAGCCAATACTAGACAATGGGACTAAGCTAGTAGAGGTCAAAAGGGCAAACTGGCAGACAATGCTCTTTCTTGGTCCACCATCAGAGCTTTGGCATTCAG GAGCACTGGCCCTGCTGAACGTTGTTCCTTGCATTGCGCTCGATGGACAGTGGATAACGCAAGGGCTCGTAAAGCTGCTGGTGCAATCAATGCCCTGGCTTCGATCTTCAAGAAAAGGAGTTTACCTCTTCATTGTCTTGGGTGGCACAGTACTCTTGGCGTCCAACGTTGTCCTTGGCGTTTGGAAGCTTTTTGGCCCTAGATAA